The following coding sequences are from one Arthrobacter sp. 24S4-2 window:
- the lgt gene encoding prolipoprotein diacylglyceryl transferase has translation MQTVLQAAALVPASIPSPDWSGFDIPLPWGSLRIHAYALCILAGIVVGLWLTSVRWNKRGTPEGSLWDIAIWAIPFGIIGGRLYHVFSSPDAYFGPGFDGTGDLSLIPQIQRGGLGIWGAVLLGAVGAWIGCRRAGVKLTAFLDAAAPGLLLAQAVGRWGNYFNQELFGGPTTLPWGLQIDAANPNFPAGMPADTLFHPTFLYESLWNIAGVVILLALDRKFSFRRSRLFWLYAMYYTLGRVWIEAMRIDDAEQINLFGITTRLNVWTSIVVFLAALIVFVVLGLRKRDEPDTPYLDGHIPADNAVDTDAGNGDDAELAAVPAHGKTIRHSDKSVSDSGSRDNLPDNQSGPGHTSAPTEAVTDSSVGTKPAKGSPAEGNPGHQDSGTAPDTDGTK, from the coding sequence ATGCAGACTGTCCTCCAGGCGGCGGCCTTGGTCCCCGCCAGCATTCCGAGCCCGGACTGGTCCGGGTTCGACATCCCGCTGCCGTGGGGGTCGCTGCGCATCCACGCGTACGCCCTGTGCATCCTGGCCGGAATCGTCGTTGGCCTCTGGCTGACCTCCGTTCGCTGGAATAAGCGCGGCACGCCTGAGGGCAGCCTGTGGGACATCGCCATCTGGGCCATCCCGTTCGGCATCATCGGCGGCCGCCTGTACCATGTGTTTTCGTCCCCGGACGCCTACTTCGGCCCCGGCTTTGACGGCACAGGCGACCTCTCCCTGATCCCGCAGATTCAGCGCGGCGGCTTAGGGATCTGGGGTGCTGTGCTCCTCGGGGCAGTGGGCGCCTGGATCGGCTGCCGCCGGGCCGGCGTCAAGCTCACGGCATTCCTGGATGCAGCAGCTCCGGGTCTGCTCCTGGCCCAGGCCGTTGGCCGCTGGGGCAACTACTTCAACCAGGAACTCTTCGGCGGCCCCACCACGCTGCCCTGGGGCCTGCAGATCGACGCCGCCAACCCGAACTTCCCGGCGGGAATGCCGGCCGATACGCTGTTCCACCCGACGTTCCTTTACGAATCCCTGTGGAACATCGCCGGCGTGGTGATCCTGCTGGCACTGGACCGGAAGTTCAGCTTCCGCCGCAGCCGGCTGTTCTGGCTATATGCCATGTACTACACGCTGGGCCGTGTCTGGATCGAAGCCATGCGGATCGACGACGCGGAACAGATCAACCTGTTCGGCATCACTACCCGGCTGAATGTCTGGACCAGCATCGTCGTCTTCCTGGCGGCCCTGATCGTGTTCGTAGTACTCGGTCTCCGCAAACGCGATGAGCCGGATACCCCGTACCTGGACGGTCATATTCCGGCGGACAATGCCGTCGACACGGACGCCGGCAATGGCGACGATGCCGAATTGGCAGCCGTTCCGGCGCACGGCAAAACCATCCGGCATTCGGACAAGAGTGTCTCAGATAGTGGGTCCCGTGATAATCTCCCAGATAACCAAAGCGGTCCGGGGCACACTTCCGCCCCAACTGAAGCGGTGACGGATTCGTCTGTCGGCACTAAGCCCGCCAAGGGCTCGCCGGCCGAAGGAAACCCCGGTCACCAGGACTCCGGAACCGCGCCGGACACTGACGGCACCAAGTAG
- a CDS encoding Trp biosynthesis-associated membrane protein: protein MQEKASRPATKRTGTPAWARKSTLVLLIAAMALAAFGTTTQTWLTVHLDPAQLGQAVNSQDGLQVQGSKAATTVTALALVALAGGLAASIAGRMARWVITAIIVLASAGIVTAAVTVMTDPLAAAQGSIAAATGITGSSVQVSVSAFPALAVVAGILLGLGALLIIPAGRHWKARTKYDAAAPGTPGAPEGPADEIDSWDRLSRGDDPT from the coding sequence ATGCAGGAAAAAGCGAGCCGGCCGGCCACTAAGCGAACAGGAACACCGGCGTGGGCACGGAAGTCCACGCTGGTCCTGCTCATTGCGGCCATGGCCCTGGCCGCCTTCGGCACCACGACCCAGACCTGGCTCACCGTCCACCTGGACCCCGCCCAGCTTGGCCAGGCGGTCAACAGCCAGGACGGCCTCCAGGTGCAGGGCAGCAAGGCGGCCACCACTGTCACCGCCCTCGCCCTCGTGGCGCTGGCTGGCGGCCTGGCTGCCTCGATCGCCGGCCGGATGGCCCGCTGGGTCATCACTGCGATCATCGTCCTGGCGTCCGCAGGCATCGTGACCGCGGCCGTCACGGTCATGACGGACCCGCTCGCCGCCGCCCAGGGTTCCATCGCCGCCGCCACCGGGATTACGGGGAGCAGCGTTCAGGTGAGCGTTTCGGCCTTCCCGGCCCTCGCCGTCGTGGCCGGTATCCTGCTGGGGCTGGGCGCCCTGCTCATCATCCCGGCTGGACGCCACTGGAAGGCCAGGACCAAGTACGACGCCGCGGCCCCCGGCACCCCGGGTGCGCCGGAAGGCCCCGCAGATGAGATCGACAGCTGGGACAGGCTGTCGCGGGGCGACGATCCCACGTAG
- a CDS encoding TIGR03085 family metal-binding protein: MHFVDPSREVLAETLLAAGPDSPTLCRGWRTRDLAAHLYLRERKAGVGLGLIIKSLAKASDEATAKLAAKLKTPEDYTRLVNTFRGGPPALSPLRIRALAESSNLIEYFVHTEDVRRAVDRWAPRALDEEYSDALWDELVKRAAILYRGVDLGIVLVRPSGPRHVAKRAPVSVAIVGEPGELLMHAHGRTRHALVTFEGQPDAVALLQSAEVGL; this comes from the coding sequence ATGCATTTCGTCGATCCGTCCCGAGAAGTCCTGGCCGAAACCCTGTTGGCGGCCGGTCCTGACTCCCCCACGCTTTGCCGCGGCTGGCGTACCCGCGACCTCGCCGCGCACCTTTACCTGCGCGAACGCAAGGCCGGTGTGGGCCTTGGCCTGATCATCAAGAGCCTGGCCAAAGCCTCCGACGAGGCCACCGCGAAGCTGGCCGCCAAACTCAAGACCCCGGAGGACTACACCCGGCTGGTCAATACCTTCCGCGGCGGTCCGCCGGCACTGTCGCCGCTGAGGATCAGGGCCCTGGCCGAGAGCTCCAACCTGATCGAGTATTTCGTGCACACCGAGGACGTGCGCCGTGCCGTGGACCGCTGGGCGCCGCGGGCCCTGGACGAGGAGTATTCAGACGCCCTGTGGGACGAACTCGTCAAGCGTGCTGCCATCCTGTACCGCGGCGTGGACCTGGGCATTGTCCTGGTGCGACCGTCGGGTCCCCGCCATGTCGCCAAGCGCGCTCCCGTGTCGGTGGCCATTGTGGGCGAGCCGGGCGAGCTGCTGATGCACGCCCATGGCCGGACCCGCCATGCCCTGGTTACCTTCGAAGGCCAGCCTGACGCCGTCGCGCTTCTGCAGTCAGCCGAAGTCGGGCTCTAA
- the trpB gene encoding tryptophan synthase subunit beta, which translates to MVDAPTAGSDEGTADAFLQGDRSLRHAPGPYFGSYGGRWMPESLIAALDELEDTFEKAKADPDFVAQIADLNKNYSGRPSLLTEAKRFAEHAGGVRIFLKREDLNHTGSHKINNVLGQALLAKRMGKTRVIAETGAGQHGVASATAAALLGLECVVYMGAEDCRRQALNVARMELLGATVIPVTSGSQTLKDAINEALRDWVANVGHTHYLLGTAAGAHPFPAMVRYFHEVIGEEARAQILDQAGRLPDAVCACIGGGSNAIGIFHGFLDDPSVRIYGFEAGGDGVDTGRHAATITLGKPGVLHGARSYLMQDDDGQTIESHSISAGLDYPGVGPEHSYLADIGRVSYEPITDTEAMDAFRLLCRTEGIIPAIESAHALAGAIKVGQRLAAEASAAGEMAGDKIVIVNLSGRGDKDVATAAEWFDLLDENSAEAEIGKEGEQL; encoded by the coding sequence ATGGTCGACGCGCCAACAGCGGGCTCTGACGAGGGCACCGCGGACGCATTTCTTCAAGGAGACCGGTCCCTGCGCCACGCGCCGGGTCCCTACTTCGGCTCCTACGGCGGGCGCTGGATGCCCGAATCCCTCATCGCAGCTTTGGACGAGCTGGAGGACACCTTCGAGAAGGCCAAGGCCGACCCGGACTTCGTCGCCCAGATAGCGGACCTGAACAAGAACTACTCCGGCCGCCCGTCCCTGCTCACCGAGGCCAAGCGCTTCGCCGAGCACGCCGGGGGAGTCCGCATCTTCCTGAAGCGTGAGGACCTGAACCACACAGGTTCGCACAAGATTAACAACGTGCTGGGCCAGGCCCTTCTCGCCAAGCGCATGGGCAAGACCCGCGTGATCGCCGAGACCGGCGCCGGCCAGCACGGTGTTGCCAGCGCCACTGCCGCGGCCCTGCTGGGCCTGGAATGCGTGGTGTACATGGGTGCTGAGGACTGCCGCCGCCAGGCGCTGAACGTGGCACGCATGGAGCTCCTGGGAGCCACGGTCATTCCGGTGACCAGCGGATCGCAGACCCTCAAGGACGCCATCAACGAGGCGCTCCGCGACTGGGTGGCGAACGTCGGCCACACACACTACCTGCTTGGCACGGCCGCCGGAGCCCACCCGTTCCCGGCCATGGTGCGGTACTTCCACGAGGTCATCGGCGAGGAAGCCCGAGCCCAGATCCTTGACCAGGCCGGCCGGCTGCCTGACGCCGTCTGCGCGTGCATCGGCGGTGGTTCCAACGCCATCGGCATCTTCCACGGTTTCCTCGACGATCCCTCGGTCCGGATCTACGGCTTCGAGGCCGGCGGCGACGGCGTGGACACCGGACGCCACGCCGCCACCATCACGCTGGGCAAGCCGGGCGTGCTGCACGGCGCACGCTCCTACCTGATGCAGGACGACGACGGGCAGACTATCGAGTCGCACTCCATCTCGGCAGGCCTGGACTATCCGGGCGTCGGCCCGGAACACTCCTACCTCGCGGACATCGGCCGCGTCAGCTACGAGCCCATCACCGACACCGAAGCCATGGACGCCTTCCGGCTCCTGTGCCGCACCGAAGGCATCATCCCCGCCATCGAATCCGCCCATGCCCTGGCCGGTGCCATCAAGGTGGGCCAGCGCCTCGCTGCCGAAGCCAGCGCCGCAGGCGAAATGGCAGGCGACAAGATCGTGATCGTGAACCTCTCCGGCCGCGGCGACAAGGACGTGGCCACGGCCGCCGAATGGTTCGACCTGCTGGACGAGAATTCCGCAGAGGCCGAGATCGGCAAAGAAGGGGAACAGCTGTGA
- the trpA gene encoding tryptophan synthase subunit alpha, translating to MNGVQDITSTSKSAAAIDKARAEGRAALIGYLPAGYPSVEQTIAAGIALAENGADLIEIGIPYSDPVMDGQVIQAATTEALAKGFHVRQVFDVVAGITSKTNAAVLVMTYWNPVLRMGVDEFSRRLAEAGGAGLITPDLIPDEAAEWMAASDKYGLDRVFLVAPSSSPERMKRTVDASRGFVYAVSIMGVTGARDSVSTAAKDVVAAAHAAGAERVCVGLGVSNADQVREIAAYAEGVIVGTALVAAIRDDGVDGVAALTKDLSTGLTREEA from the coding sequence GTGAACGGCGTCCAGGACATCACCAGCACCAGCAAATCGGCGGCCGCCATTGACAAGGCACGCGCCGAAGGCCGCGCAGCCCTCATCGGCTACCTGCCCGCCGGCTACCCCAGCGTGGAGCAGACCATAGCGGCCGGCATCGCGCTGGCCGAGAACGGCGCCGACCTGATCGAGATCGGGATCCCGTACTCAGACCCCGTTATGGACGGGCAGGTCATCCAGGCAGCCACCACCGAGGCCCTCGCGAAGGGCTTCCATGTCCGCCAGGTCTTCGACGTCGTAGCCGGCATCACCAGCAAGACCAACGCCGCCGTCCTGGTCATGACCTACTGGAACCCCGTCCTGCGGATGGGTGTGGACGAGTTCTCGCGCCGCCTCGCCGAGGCCGGGGGAGCCGGACTCATCACTCCGGACCTGATCCCGGACGAGGCCGCCGAATGGATGGCCGCCTCGGACAAGTACGGACTGGACCGCGTGTTCCTCGTGGCCCCGTCCTCCTCGCCGGAGCGCATGAAGCGCACGGTGGATGCCAGTCGCGGCTTCGTCTACGCGGTGTCCATCATGGGCGTCACCGGCGCGCGTGATTCCGTCAGCACCGCGGCCAAGGACGTTGTTGCCGCCGCCCACGCTGCGGGCGCCGAACGCGTCTGCGTCGGACTGGGCGTTTCCAACGCGGACCAGGTCCGGGAAATCGCGGCCTACGCCGAGGGTGTCATCGTGGGAACGGCGCTTGTCGCCGCCATCCGCGACGACGGCGTGGACGGCGTGGCCGCGCTAACGAAAGACCTCAGCACCGGCCTCACCAGGGAAGAAGCCTAA
- the hisF gene encoding imidazole glycerol phosphate synthase subunit HisF, protein MAVAVRVIPCLDVDAGRVVKGINFEGLRDAGDPVELAHRYDNGGADELTFLDVTASSGNRETTFDVVRRTAEEVFIPLTVGGGVRGVSEVDKLLRCGADKASINTAAVARPDVIDEITRHFGSQVLVLSLDARRTRPGSEPTASGFEVTTHGGRQGTGIDAIAWAREAADRGVGEILLNSIDADGTKDGFDLELIRLVRAAVKVPIIASGGAGKPEHFPPAVAAGADAVLAASIFHFGPVDMISQVKTAIREAGFEVR, encoded by the coding sequence ATGGCTGTAGCAGTGCGCGTCATTCCGTGCCTGGACGTTGATGCCGGCCGCGTGGTCAAGGGCATCAACTTCGAAGGCCTCAGGGACGCCGGCGACCCCGTTGAGCTGGCTCACCGGTACGACAACGGCGGGGCCGACGAACTGACGTTCCTGGATGTGACCGCGTCGTCGGGCAATCGTGAGACCACCTTCGACGTCGTCCGCCGCACCGCCGAGGAAGTCTTCATCCCGCTGACTGTCGGGGGTGGTGTCCGGGGCGTGTCCGAGGTGGACAAGCTCCTGCGCTGCGGGGCGGACAAGGCCTCCATCAACACGGCGGCCGTCGCCCGGCCCGACGTCATCGACGAAATCACCCGGCACTTCGGATCGCAGGTGCTGGTGCTCTCCCTGGATGCCCGGCGCACCCGCCCCGGATCCGAGCCCACGGCGTCGGGTTTTGAAGTGACCACTCACGGCGGCCGGCAGGGGACCGGGATCGACGCCATCGCCTGGGCACGGGAAGCCGCGGACCGGGGCGTCGGCGAAATCCTGCTGAACTCCATTGACGCCGACGGCACCAAGGACGGCTTCGACCTCGAGCTGATCCGCCTGGTGCGTGCCGCCGTCAAGGTGCCCATCATCGCGTCCGGCGGTGCCGGCAAGCCCGAACACTTCCCGCCCGCCGTCGCAGCCGGGGCGGACGCTGTACTGGCGGCGTCGATCTTCCACTTCGGGCCGGTCGACATGATTTCGCAGGTTAAGACCGCCATCCGCGAAGCGGGTTTCGAAGTGCGCTAG
- the trpC gene encoding indole-3-glycerol phosphate synthase TrpC, producing MTVLDDINAGVREDMEARQRLVSLAELKERAAAAAPARDAWAALGGISAVRNELKVIAEIKRRSPSKGDLASITDPADLAVQYADGGASVISVLTEQRRFNGSLADLDAVRKAVDLPLLRKDFTVDEYQIWEARAHGADLILLIVASLSDAELRDFSQLTRELGMNALVETHTAEEIERAVAADARIIGVNVRNLKTLDVDRSLFASLAGGIPSEAVIVAESGVRGVDDVRHYAADGANAILVGEALVSDATPRERIAEFTAAGAEAIAARV from the coding sequence GTGACTGTTCTCGATGACATCAATGCCGGTGTCAGGGAGGATATGGAGGCCCGCCAGCGCCTGGTTTCCCTCGCTGAGCTGAAGGAACGTGCCGCAGCGGCCGCCCCGGCGCGTGACGCCTGGGCCGCCCTCGGCGGAATTTCCGCGGTGCGCAACGAGCTGAAGGTGATCGCCGAAATCAAACGGCGAAGCCCCTCCAAGGGCGATCTGGCAAGCATCACGGACCCGGCCGACCTCGCCGTGCAGTACGCCGACGGCGGAGCTTCCGTCATCAGTGTCCTCACCGAACAGCGCCGGTTCAATGGGTCCCTCGCCGACCTCGACGCCGTCCGCAAGGCCGTGGACCTTCCGCTGCTCCGCAAGGACTTCACGGTCGACGAGTACCAGATCTGGGAAGCCCGCGCCCACGGCGCGGACCTGATCCTGCTGATCGTGGCCTCGCTGAGCGACGCGGAACTGCGCGACTTCAGCCAGCTCACCCGTGAGCTGGGCATGAACGCCCTCGTGGAGACCCACACGGCCGAAGAGATCGAACGCGCTGTCGCGGCGGACGCCCGGATCATCGGCGTAAACGTCCGCAACCTCAAGACGCTCGATGTCGACCGCTCGCTCTTCGCCTCCCTCGCCGGCGGCATCCCGTCCGAGGCAGTCATAGTGGCCGAATCCGGAGTCCGCGGCGTGGACGACGTGCGCCACTACGCCGCGGACGGCGCCAACGCCATCCTGGTGGGCGAAGCCCTCGTGAGCGACGCCACCCCGCGTGAGCGGATTGCCGAATTTACCGCTGCCGGGGCGGAAGCCATCGCAGCACGGGTCTGA
- a CDS encoding anthranilate synthase component I gives MQDLGIISPGLEEFRELASHSRVIPVRLKVLADAETPIGLYRKLANGQPGTFLMESAAVGGAWSRYSFIGAKSRATLTTKDGQAYWLGQPPAGVPVDGNPVDAIRDTVEALRTDRFDGLPPFTSGLVGFLGWETVRHWEKLTSPPEDDLQLPELALNLVTDMAVHDNMDGTVLLIANAINFDNSSERVDEAWHDAVARVKALLARVSTPVEQPISVLEPAALDFASSVQERWNEPDYLAALDRGKEAIVDGEVFQVVISRRFEMECGADPLDVYRVLRNTNPSPYMYIFSLEDAAGRQYSIVGSSPEALVTVTGEEVITHPIAGSRPRGKTVEADKALAEELLADQKERAEHLMLVDLSRNDLSKVCVAGTVDVTQFMEVERFSHIMHLVSTVVGKLAPAAKAYDVLKATFPAGTLSGAPKPRALRLLDELEPHRRGIYGGVVGYLDFAGDMDMAIAIRSALLREGRAYVQAGGGIVADSVNPTEALETVNKAAAPLRAVHTAGSLHNITADSVPEPGDATGGGAGAPASQSSGS, from the coding sequence ATGCAGGACCTTGGAATCATCAGCCCGGGCCTCGAAGAATTCCGGGAACTCGCCAGCCACAGCCGCGTCATCCCCGTCCGGCTCAAGGTACTGGCCGACGCCGAGACGCCCATCGGGCTGTACCGGAAGCTGGCCAACGGCCAGCCCGGCACGTTCCTGATGGAATCCGCTGCAGTGGGCGGGGCGTGGTCCCGCTATTCCTTCATCGGCGCCAAATCGCGCGCCACCCTGACCACGAAGGACGGCCAGGCGTACTGGCTGGGCCAGCCGCCTGCGGGCGTGCCCGTCGACGGCAACCCCGTGGATGCCATCAGGGACACCGTGGAGGCCCTCCGGACCGACCGATTCGACGGCCTGCCGCCCTTCACATCCGGCCTGGTGGGATTCCTCGGCTGGGAGACAGTCCGGCACTGGGAGAAGCTCACCAGCCCGCCCGAAGACGACCTTCAGCTGCCCGAACTGGCCCTGAACCTGGTCACCGACATGGCAGTGCACGACAACATGGACGGCACCGTCCTGCTGATCGCCAACGCCATCAACTTCGACAACAGCTCCGAGCGGGTCGACGAGGCCTGGCACGACGCCGTGGCGCGGGTCAAGGCGCTCCTCGCCAGGGTCAGCACGCCTGTTGAACAGCCGATTTCGGTCCTGGAGCCTGCCGCGCTGGACTTTGCCTCCAGCGTCCAGGAGCGCTGGAACGAGCCCGACTATCTCGCAGCGCTGGACCGCGGCAAGGAAGCGATCGTGGACGGTGAAGTGTTCCAGGTGGTCATTTCACGGCGCTTCGAAATGGAATGCGGGGCCGACCCGCTGGACGTCTACCGTGTGCTGCGCAACACGAATCCCAGCCCGTACATGTACATCTTCAGCCTCGAAGACGCCGCCGGCCGGCAGTACTCCATCGTGGGCTCCTCCCCGGAAGCCCTCGTGACGGTCACGGGCGAGGAAGTCATCACGCACCCCATCGCCGGCTCCCGCCCGCGCGGCAAGACCGTGGAGGCGGACAAGGCCTTGGCCGAGGAGCTGCTGGCCGACCAGAAGGAGCGCGCCGAGCACCTCATGCTGGTGGACCTCTCCCGCAACGACCTCTCCAAGGTGTGCGTCGCCGGCACGGTGGACGTCACGCAATTCATGGAAGTGGAGCGGTTCAGCCACATAATGCACCTGGTTTCAACGGTGGTAGGCAAGCTCGCCCCCGCCGCCAAGGCGTACGACGTCCTCAAAGCCACGTTCCCGGCCGGTACGCTCTCCGGGGCTCCGAAGCCCCGCGCACTGCGGCTCCTCGACGAGCTTGAGCCCCACCGCCGCGGAATCTACGGCGGCGTGGTGGGGTACCTGGACTTCGCCGGTGACATGGACATGGCCATCGCCATCCGTTCGGCGCTGCTGCGCGAAGGCCGGGCCTATGTCCAGGCCGGCGGCGGCATTGTGGCCGACTCGGTCAACCCGACGGAAGCCCTGGAAACCGTCAATAAGGCTGCCGCGCCGCTGCGCGCCGTCCACACGGCCGGTTCGCTGCACAACATCACTGCCGACTCCGTTCCGGAGCCGGGAGATGCCACCGGCGGTGGCGCCGGCGCCCCGGCCAGCCAAAGCTCAGGCAGCTGA
- the hisI gene encoding phosphoribosyl-AMP cyclohydrolase produces the protein MSEQPAPAPVPVSAPVAAPDAGPISAPAAAQDGRVLPAEVAAALKRDSAGLVAAVVQQFDTNEVLMLGWMDDEALRRTMTTGRVTFYSRSRQEYWRKGDTSGHVQWVKSVALDCDGDALLVRVDQVGAACHTGTRTCFDGRGLSVVSGNAG, from the coding sequence ATGTCTGAGCAGCCTGCCCCCGCCCCAGTACCCGTTTCGGCGCCCGTTGCGGCACCCGATGCCGGGCCGATTTCGGCGCCTGCTGCCGCACAGGATGGCAGAGTGCTTCCTGCCGAGGTGGCGGCGGCGCTCAAGCGTGACAGCGCCGGGCTGGTTGCCGCCGTCGTGCAGCAGTTCGACACCAATGAGGTGCTTATGTTGGGCTGGATGGACGACGAAGCGCTGCGGCGCACCATGACCACAGGGCGTGTGACGTTCTACTCCCGCTCCCGCCAGGAATACTGGCGCAAGGGCGACACCTCCGGCCACGTGCAATGGGTCAAGTCCGTTGCACTGGACTGCGACGGCGACGCCCTGCTTGTCCGCGTCGACCAAGTGGGCGCGGCCTGCCACACGGGCACCCGGACGTGCTTCGACGGCCGCGGGCTTTCCGTGGTTTCCGGCAACGCCGGCTAG
- a CDS encoding HGxxPAAW family protein, with protein sequence MSKATVSASKSAAAETVNTGVDHSADLGHGNSPAAWTCVIVMLIGALIASIAFVIASTPIFIAGAVVMVIGLIAGWIMRKAGYGVDGSKLKNSGH encoded by the coding sequence ATGAGCAAAGCCACTGTTTCCGCATCCAAATCCGCTGCTGCCGAAACCGTCAACACTGGCGTGGACCACAGCGCAGACCTGGGCCACGGCAACAGCCCGGCAGCCTGGACGTGCGTGATCGTCATGCTGATCGGCGCACTCATCGCGTCCATCGCCTTCGTCATCGCCAGCACGCCCATCTTCATTGCCGGTGCCGTCGTTATGGTGATCGGCCTGATTGCCGGCTGGATCATGCGCAAGGCCGGCTACGGCGTGGACGGCAGCAAGCTCAAGAACTCCGGCCACTAG